A window from Phycobacter azelaicus encodes these proteins:
- a CDS encoding MerR family transcriptional regulator, translating into MKIIRRGELAQMTGCNLETIRYYENIGVMPEPPRSSKNYRVYDDSHVTRLRFIMRSRELGFTLEEVRDLLALVDGGAQTCGEMQVLANTHLTSVRTKIADLKRIEHVLSSTVAQCTGDNVPECPVIDALTEVA; encoded by the coding sequence GTGAAGATCATTCGGCGCGGAGAATTGGCGCAGATGACAGGATGTAACCTGGAGACCATTCGTTATTACGAGAACATAGGCGTCATGCCTGAGCCGCCACGCTCCAGCAAAAACTACCGCGTCTACGATGACAGTCATGTCACGCGGCTGCGCTTTATTATGCGTTCGCGTGAATTGGGGTTCACGCTGGAAGAGGTTCGCGATCTCTTGGCGCTTGTCGATGGAGGCGCTCAGACCTGTGGCGAAATGCAAGTTCTTGCAAATACGCATCTTACCTCGGTTCGCACCAAGATTGCCGATCTCAAGCGAATCGAGCACGTCTTGTCTTCTACCGTGGCGCAATGCACCGGCGACAACGTACCCGAGTGTCCCGTAATTGACGCGCTGACCGAAGTGGCATGA
- a CDS encoding recombinase family protein, producing MPLIGYARVSTEDQTPLPQSEALQSAGCAEIFEEHASGGNRARPVLARVLERVQSGDTLVVVRIDRLARSLSHLLEVIERLEGKGAFFRSLQDPIDTASPQGKFTLQVLGAAAEFERALIRERTKAGLASARAKGRVGGNPGLRAKDPAALRKVRLARQDGYMERLNETAQDWVPHVRRLRPDMAWEDVLRIINAPLPPDHHWTQGRLLRAVKAYVRDGFLPAEVLGRAGRRETDDRLPAIVAAIKGADPEITLQAICDRLESMRERTPRGRASWQPSSVKMLLERAERLGLISSESAHSQL from the coding sequence ATGCCCCTGATAGGCTACGCCCGTGTTTCCACAGAGGATCAGACCCCCCTGCCCCAGTCTGAGGCCCTGCAGTCTGCGGGATGCGCCGAGATCTTTGAAGAGCACGCCTCGGGCGGCAATCGCGCGCGACCGGTGCTGGCACGCGTGCTCGAACGCGTCCAGAGCGGCGATACGCTGGTCGTTGTGCGGATCGACCGGCTTGCGCGATCTCTGTCGCACTTGCTGGAGGTGATCGAAAGACTGGAGGGAAAGGGGGCGTTCTTCCGCTCGCTCCAGGACCCGATCGACACTGCCTCGCCCCAGGGCAAGTTCACGTTGCAGGTTCTGGGCGCTGCGGCTGAGTTCGAACGCGCTCTGATCCGCGAGCGCACAAAGGCCGGGCTTGCCTCTGCGCGCGCCAAAGGGCGCGTAGGCGGCAACCCAGGGCTACGCGCCAAGGATCCCGCCGCGCTGCGCAAGGTGCGGCTGGCACGGCAGGACGGCTATATGGAACGCCTGAACGAGACCGCGCAGGATTGGGTGCCTCATGTGCGCCGCCTGCGCCCCGATATGGCTTGGGAAGACGTGCTGCGAATTATCAATGCCCCCCTGCCCCCAGATCACCATTGGACACAAGGCCGACTGCTCCGCGCTGTGAAGGCATATGTGCGCGACGGGTTCCTTCCTGCCGAGGTGCTTGGCCGCGCCGGACGCCGCGAAACCGATGACCGCCTGCCGGCCATCGTCGCAGCGATCAAAGGCGCGGACCCCGAAATCACGCTGCAGGCGATCTGCGATCGGCTAGAGTCGATGCGCGAACGGACCCCTCGAGGTCGTGCCAGCTGGCAGCCGTCTTCGGTCAAAATGTTGCTCGAACGAGCGGAGCGGCTTGGCCTAATTTCATCAGAATCGGCTCACTCCCAACTGTAA
- the repA gene encoding plasmid partitioning protein RepA, whose translation MDDRNVGYAQGIGSSDIGAFADNLAESLDRQMKIAFEPEERKSLRRFSSTEVASLLRVSTSNLRNRHKDGSFPEVHTDNRGHRFYTAQEIDKLRDILGRTGKNAESYRPGRREGDRLQVISVVNFKGGSSKTTATIHLAQRYALRGYRVLVLDLDPQASLTTFFGFRPELEFAEGGTIYDALRYEEQVPLSAVIQKTYFHKLDMVPAGLMLSEYETETANALARRVQPIFAERLALALEEVEANYDIVLIDCPPQLGFLTLTALAASTGLLVTVVPGMLDIASMSQFLKLASETVKAVEEAIGRRVTWDFVKFLITRYEPSDGPQTQMAGYLRSILAGQVMTEPMLKSTAISDAGMTQQTVYEVDPSQFIRKTIDRALTSVNGVGDELEQTIQMAWGRR comes from the coding sequence ATGGATGATCGTAACGTTGGATACGCGCAAGGCATAGGCTCTTCCGACATCGGAGCATTTGCCGACAATCTGGCTGAATCTTTGGATCGCCAGATGAAGATCGCTTTCGAGCCCGAAGAACGAAAGTCCCTGCGCCGATTCAGTTCTACCGAAGTTGCCAGCCTCCTGCGCGTTAGCACATCTAACCTGCGCAACCGGCACAAGGACGGCAGCTTCCCGGAAGTTCATACAGACAACCGCGGACACCGGTTCTACACAGCCCAAGAGATCGATAAGCTGCGCGACATTCTGGGGCGCACCGGAAAGAACGCAGAAAGCTACCGCCCCGGTCGACGTGAAGGCGATCGTCTCCAGGTGATATCTGTCGTCAATTTCAAAGGCGGATCGTCAAAAACAACAGCAACGATCCATCTTGCACAACGGTATGCTTTGCGAGGTTACCGAGTGTTGGTCTTGGATCTCGATCCGCAGGCAAGTTTGACCACCTTTTTCGGCTTTCGGCCAGAGCTCGAGTTCGCCGAAGGCGGCACAATCTATGATGCCCTGAGATATGAGGAACAAGTTCCGCTCTCAGCCGTCATCCAAAAAACCTACTTCCATAAGCTCGATATGGTCCCAGCGGGCCTGATGCTCTCGGAATACGAAACTGAGACGGCAAACGCCCTCGCCCGCCGGGTGCAACCCATATTTGCGGAGCGTCTTGCCTTAGCGCTTGAGGAAGTAGAGGCGAATTACGACATCGTTCTGATCGACTGCCCACCTCAACTTGGCTTTCTGACCCTAACGGCGTTGGCAGCCTCGACGGGACTCCTAGTAACGGTCGTGCCTGGCATGCTCGACATTGCTTCAATGAGCCAGTTCCTGAAACTTGCTTCGGAAACGGTAAAGGCTGTCGAAGAAGCCATTGGCAGGCGCGTTACATGGGACTTCGTAAAGTTCTTGATCACGAGATACGAGCCGTCGGACGGGCCTCAGACCCAGATGGCGGGCTACCTGAGATCGATCTTGGCCGGACAGGTCATGACTGAGCCAATGCTGAAATCTACAGCAATCTCGGACGCCGGTATGACCCAGCAAACCGTCTACGAAGTTGATCCGAGCCAATTCATTAGAAAAACGATTGATCGCGCTCTGACCAGCGTGAATGGCGTTGGAGATGAGTTGGAACAGACAATCCAAATGGCATGGGGGCGTCGCTGA
- the repB gene encoding plasmid partitioning protein RepB, translating to MARNIFNQPPKDEKESAAPSPTPPKAAKLPGSVGGLRDSLREITANSIRDIEPDQIDMDGLRDRLVLEDSSIDELAESIRKHGQQVPIMVRPSAQPDRYRIIYGRRRLAAIRMVGGTVKAIVRSLDDDASLIAQGQENNLRLDPSFIEKSLFIKEMQESGYKPNVIQDALGLTRQGVSNHRVVIEQLPEGLVQLIGPAHGIGRRQWGDLAALSKKIDLVNTAKEVIAALPDDTPSADKFQAVYSACSNKARSDKKQANRSLTSVVKDGDGSSVGTLTVDQKTIAIKITKKDNPEFGQWIEERAEAALLKLFEQWRNESGSGS from the coding sequence ATGGCCCGAAATATCTTCAATCAGCCTCCAAAGGACGAGAAGGAGAGCGCGGCCCCCTCCCCTACCCCGCCAAAAGCAGCAAAACTGCCAGGATCTGTTGGCGGATTGCGCGACTCTTTGCGCGAGATTACCGCGAATTCGATCCGTGACATCGAGCCCGATCAGATTGACATGGATGGTCTGCGCGATCGGTTGGTGCTGGAGGATTCCAGTATTGATGAGTTGGCCGAAAGCATTCGCAAGCATGGGCAACAAGTACCAATTATGGTCCGTCCATCAGCGCAACCGGACAGATACCGTATCATCTACGGACGACGCAGGCTCGCAGCGATCCGCATGGTCGGCGGAACGGTCAAGGCGATCGTTCGAAGCCTGGATGACGACGCATCTCTGATCGCACAGGGCCAAGAGAACAACCTCCGACTAGACCCGTCTTTCATTGAGAAATCTCTTTTTATCAAAGAGATGCAGGAATCAGGTTACAAGCCAAACGTCATTCAGGATGCTCTCGGCTTGACACGGCAGGGCGTGTCCAATCATCGCGTCGTCATAGAGCAACTGCCAGAAGGGCTTGTACAGCTGATCGGGCCGGCACATGGCATCGGACGACGGCAATGGGGTGACCTGGCCGCTTTGTCGAAAAAGATAGATCTGGTGAACACAGCCAAAGAGGTGATCGCCGCCCTGCCCGACGACACTCCAAGCGCGGATAAGTTTCAGGCAGTCTACTCGGCTTGCTCGAACAAGGCGCGTAGCGACAAGAAGCAAGCCAACCGCAGCCTAACGTCCGTTGTCAAAGATGGGGACGGTAGCTCTGTGGGAACGCTGACAGTCGACCAGAAAACGATCGCTATCAAGATCACCAAGAAGGACAACCCAGAATTCGGCCAATGGATCGAAGAGCGCGCGGAGGCAGCGCTTTTGAAGCTCTTCGAACAGTGGCGGAATGAGAGCGGCTCTGGGTCCTAA
- the repC gene encoding plasmid replication protein RepC: protein MAFTKLSIRTADADASRGSISAAETDIWTIFRALRDARSVFGLRPGHIQTLQAMLSFLKPGHGETVFASNDSICQRVGGIDERTLRRHINRFVELGFIKRNDSSNRKRYRVRSSSGECISYGLSLTPLLQRASELIAIAHEMENNRRDRIFVRKQILTKLAHLEEHDPSNTFINHARRALRRKLSLTEYHALLADTDKECQTLYTPDNPPETVELPANDGQTVRHQSMSEEEKKDLDSNTGNEALKPDLLTSVCDQATSFSTERLRDWLDIENHARTLAPMMGIHPETFEKAKNAVGAQKASCAIFIMLQLGQRIRDFGAYFHSITLGQRQDQFDPVALIKRLSKTAMQTA, encoded by the coding sequence ATGGCATTTACAAAACTATCGATCAGAACCGCTGATGCTGATGCATCACGCGGCTCAATTTCTGCGGCTGAAACCGACATCTGGACCATCTTCAGGGCACTAAGAGATGCACGTAGCGTATTCGGTCTGCGTCCTGGCCATATCCAAACACTTCAAGCCATGCTCAGTTTCTTGAAGCCCGGCCATGGCGAAACGGTTTTCGCGTCCAACGACTCGATTTGCCAGCGCGTCGGCGGAATCGACGAACGGACACTCCGCAGGCACATCAACCGCTTCGTCGAACTCGGGTTCATCAAACGCAATGACAGCTCGAACAGAAAGCGCTACCGCGTTCGCTCATCCAGCGGGGAATGCATCAGCTATGGACTGTCTCTAACCCCCCTCCTCCAACGTGCGAGCGAGCTTATCGCCATCGCACATGAGATGGAAAATAACCGGCGGGATCGGATATTTGTCCGCAAACAGATCCTGACAAAGCTCGCCCATTTGGAAGAGCATGATCCCAGCAACACATTCATCAACCACGCACGGAGAGCTCTACGCAGGAAGCTGAGCCTTACCGAATACCACGCGCTGCTCGCCGACACGGACAAAGAATGCCAGACTTTGTATACCCCAGATAACCCACCAGAAACTGTGGAGTTGCCCGCCAATGACGGACAAACTGTCCGGCACCAATCTATGTCTGAAGAAGAAAAAAAAGATTTAGATAGCAACACAGGCAATGAAGCTCTGAAACCAGACTTGCTAACCTCAGTCTGCGATCAAGCGACATCGTTCTCCACAGAGAGACTTAGAGACTGGTTGGACATTGAAAACCATGCTCGAACTCTTGCACCCATGATGGGGATTCACCCAGAAACATTTGAGAAAGCCAAGAATGCAGTAGGAGCTCAGAAAGCGTCATGCGCGATCTTCATCATGCTACAACTTGGACAACGCATCAGGGATTTTGGAGCGTACTTTCACAGTATCACCTTGGGCCAACGTCAAGACCAGTTTGATCCAGTGGCTTTGATCAAGCGTCTATCCAAAACTGCTATGCAAACCGCCTA